The region TTACAGTATTGATGGTAATATCTACCTGCCCTTCTGAGGTTCTAAACTTTACTGCACACTGACCTTCAGGAACATCAAGATCAATAAAGATGACCCCATATCCCTTTGTGTTGGAATACGCAACCTCTGGAGATCCTAAATCACCACTCTCAAAATGGTTCGTTAACTGTATATCACAATCCTCAGTACAGGATTGAGGATCAATTTGTTTTGCTGCCCCATCGACTCGTTGGTCAGCACGAGAAATATTCTTCACCAATAGACTACTCAGAATAACAACAACAAGCACTAAAACACCAATCATCAGATATGACCATGAAAAGATACCTCTTTTTCTTAGCCTCATTTTTCTCACCTTGCTACGCAAAATAAGAAGCTACACCAATAGGTGTTATATAAATGTTATTCAAATTGTTAGTACGTATTAACATGTCTATAGTCCTGTTATCAGTATGGACAAGACAACTGTGAAAAGTAAAGCAGCAAGAGAATAAAAGAAATTAAAATAAGGTTTAACGTAAGACTATTTCGTTATCATCATCTTCCTCGTTGCTGTACCTTCTGGCGTTTGTAAGCTATAGACATACACTCCTGAAGGAACTCCTTGTGCATTCCAGGTGACAGCATGCTTTCCAGGTGAAAGAACACCTTCTTGAAGTATTTGAAGAATTCTTCCGGGTTGAAGGGATTGGGATGATTCTGGCTAAGGTATAGTCTTTGCTCCAACAGTGGACTCTTACCTTGAACATTTACCATAGGATCATCGCTAGGCACATACCCATACTCACCGGTGTGATGCCGATCATGCATAAACATTGGCCATGGCTGCATTGTCGAATCAGGATTCCAGGTGTTTGATCCTAAATCCCAACAATACAAGTTGCCATCTGCTGAACCTACCAAAAGTTCAGTCTGACCATCATTATCAATATCTCCAACTGCTGGTGAAGATCCAATCTCTCTCCCTGTGGGAATAGGGAACTCTGGCGAAAGATACGAACCATCTTCAGTAAACACATGAACCCTACCATCCATTGTACCAATAGCAATATCTAATCTCCCATCATTATTCATATCAGCAACAACAGGTGAACTGGAAATTTCTGAACCAAGACTTTTTGGCCAAGCGGGATTTAAGTAAGATCCATCCAACTTGAGAATATGGAGTTGCCCATTATCATAGGAAGCAACTACCATTTCTAAAGTCCCATCCTTACTAAAATCTGCCAATGCCGCAGGTGAGGGCCATATTCCACTTCCCAATGGTTTTGGCCATGCTGGACTATAATTCTCACCGGTTTTTCCATCAAGGACATAGAGCGAATTATCATCGGAGCCAATAACCACTTCTAAACTTCCATTGTTATCTATATCACCGATAGCAGATGATGATCCTACTGCGCTTCCGGTTATCCTCTGCCAAAGAGAGGTTCCATCATGATTAAATGCATAAATGGTTTTACTTGGATTTGATCCAAGAACAATCTCCATTTGACCGTCGTTATCGATATCAGCAGTCGCAGGAGTTGATTCTAAGACATTGTTTTCGCCAGTATTTACTGGCCAGCCCGGAAGATCTGTACCATCGTGTTTTTTAATATAGACTTTACCATCAAAAGAGTCGAAGATATTTTCTAGCTTACCGTTTCCATCCAAGTCTCGAAGTGAAGGTGATCCAATAACCCAATCTCTGGTATCATACGGTGTACCAGGCATATTTGCACCATCCAAT is a window of Candidatus Woesearchaeota archaeon DNA encoding:
- a CDS encoding VCBS repeat-containing protein, whose product is MDMQHLYQNMMSSGPLRTISRALPFLTLSPSFNAQPAQALEISTQPGFPISIGQPISSPTLYQQPNGESIVAFGSWDGGMYVVNSRGEFVTEPKYALDRVGTSPAIGNIDRAGEVEVTAGSNDSKVYAFSLDGANMPGTPYDTRDWVIGSPSLRDLDGNGKLENIFDSFDGKVYIKKHDGTDLPGWPVNTGENNVLESTPATADIDNDGQMEIVLGSNPSKTIYAFNHDGTSLWQRITGSAVGSSSAIGDIDNNGSLEVVIGSDDNSLYVLDGKTGENYSPAWPKPLGSGIWPSPAALADFSKDGTLEMVVASYDNGQLHILKLDGSYLNPAWPKSLGSEISSSPVVADMNNDGRLDIAIGTMDGRVHVFTEDGSYLSPEFPIPTGREIGSSPAVGDIDNDGQTELLVGSADGNLYCWDLGSNTWNPDSTMQPWPMFMHDRHHTGEYGYVPSDDPMVNVQGKSPLLEQRLYLSQNHPNPFNPEEFFKYFKKVFFHLESMLSPGMHKEFLQECMSIAYKRQKVQQRGR